A genomic segment from Micropterus dolomieu isolate WLL.071019.BEF.003 ecotype Adirondacks linkage group LG03, ASM2129224v1, whole genome shotgun sequence encodes:
- the LOC123968681 gene encoding ankyrin repeat domain-containing protein 34A: protein MGDGGPLQTEGNALLKAVFQGKLRLTRLLLEGGAYINEGNDRGETPISAACLASYDDPQTRLRMVRYLLEKGADPNIPDKSGRTALMHACAEQAGKEVVSLLLENGADPSLKDYSGSSALVHAINRGDRNTLQVLLDACKAKGKEVIIITTDTSPSGTKKTKQYLNSPPSPGIVDKLSPDCMSPSEVEIGTSSPAADKSKDEEGIFSFALTSALPLPSARPPGEKRPPPRKLLKRLNSEPWGLVAPSVLSGVPHERVDGGLEEEGGCDLSRTIAEINGLSITEPVRPLLSRRHSIETHDPCSPKLIDRSCSEDCAALSGSSWADKVQQHQILYRRNTAPESQENAGLPGAVAARALAHPKLTRMEHYESDTHLSPESIPGSPDSGRVSVERRRYNASPLSLVTSSSRESLENIPNSVSPIMRRRPPGLLERRGSGTLLLDHISHTRPGFLPPLNINPQRPIPDIRANGKPTSPVHSGHKILVPVAPASPKRGHDFKMKKKLLRRHSMQTEQMKQLSTFQEILAEKVIESNGD from the coding sequence ATGGGAGATGGAGGACCCCTGCAGACCGAGGGGAATGCCCTCCTCAAAGCCGTCTTCCAGGGGAAGTTGAGGCTGACCCGCCTGCTGCTGGAGGGCGGAGCTTACATCAACGAGGGCAACGATCGCGGAGAGACTCCCATCTCGGCAGCCTGCTTAGCGAGCTACGATGATCCGCAGACCCGGCTGAGGATGGTGAGGTACCTGCTAGAGAAAGGTGCCGATCCGAACATCCCCGACAAGAGCGGGAGGACGGCGCTGATGCACGCCTGCGCCGAGCAGGCAGGGAAAGAGGTGGTTTCACTCCTGCTGGAGAACGGAGCTGATCCCAGCCTCAAAGACTACTCTGGCTCCTCCGCCCTCGTCCACGCCATCAACCGGGGAGACCGCAACACTCTGCAGGTGTTGTTGGATGCCTGCAAGGCCAAAGGCAAGGAGGTGATCATCATCACCACTGACACATCTCCGTCTGGCACCAAGAAGACCAAACAGTACCTCAACTCCCCCCCCTCACCGGGCATCGTGGACAAACTGTCTCCTGACTGCATGTCCCCCTCTGAGGTGGAGATCGGCACCTCCTCGCCGGCAGCAGACAAGAGCAAAGACGAGGAGGGGATCTTCAGCTTTGCGCTCACCTCTGCTTTACCTTTACCTTCAGCTCGACCGCCGGGGGAAAAGAGACCACCGCCACGCAAACTGCTGAAGAGGCTGAACTCAGAGCCCTGGGGCCTGGTGGCGCCCTCAGTGCTGAGCGGGGTTCCTCATGAGAGGGTTGACGGGGGTCTGGAAGAAGAGGGCGGATGTGACCTGAGCAGGACGATTGCTGAGATTAACGGCCTATCCATCACAGAACCAGTGAGACCTCTGCTGTCACGGCGACACAGCATTGAGACCCACGACCCCTGTTCCCCCAAACTCATCGACCGGTCCTGCTCCGAGGACTGCGCAGCCCTCTCTGGTTCTTCCTGGGCCGACAAAGTCCAGCAGCACCAGATCCTGTACCGCAGGAACACAGCCCCGGAGTCCCAGGAGAACGCCGGGTTACCAGGGGCTGTTGCGGCCCGGGCCCTGGCTCACCCCAAACTGACCCGGATGGAGCACTATGAGTCAGACACCCACCTCAGCCCGGAGTCTATCCCTGGCTCTCCCGACTCTGGTCGGGTGTCTGTGGAGCGGAGGAGATACAATGCCTCCCCCCTTTCCCTAGTCACCAGCTCCTCCAGAGAGTCTTTAGAGAACATCCCCAACTCTGTGTCTCCTATAATGCGCAGACGTCCCCCAGGGCTCCTTGAGCGTCGGGGCTCTGGGACCCTCCTGCTGGACCACATCTCCCACACCAGGCCCGGATTCCTGCCTCCGCTCAACATCAACCCCCAGAGACCCATCCCCGACATCCGGGCCAACGGCAAGCCCACTTCTCCTGTCCACTCCGGGCACAAGATCCTGGTCCCTGTGGCCCCTGCCTCCCCTAAACGGGGCCACGACTTCaagatgaagaagaagctgCTGAGGAGACACTCGATGCAGACGGAGCAGATGAAGCAGCTCTCCACCTTCCAGGAGATCCTGGCCGAGAAGGTCATCGAGTCTAACGGGGATTGA
- the LOC123968680 gene encoding GON-4-like protein, with translation MERRRPAEEDVCPLESKSLRAARDATVFRVDRKSQTASMAHTGSSTKDRREEIRPPVSGGGVMAEEVVTMETSESSDDELGRLDIDLDRKSKQHNLTSSNVRAILHEVITHEHVVAMMKATIRDTQDLPMFEPKMTRSRLKQAVQQGQPLNWSLSALNTVKPPQFVDIDLEEDEDSSDEEYCPDEEEEEDTAEETFLSDAESLASPPRMHQNSQPLADQKTDEPLQRCPGHLREQVTTSSLAPQHLLSAPESSFLERLNAVEEELDCSYTYNQPLDGKADNDDDDDDGGGGVADEGCLAYRTRSKLRLVNVPLGQLEAELLAPDITPDMYESQREEDRHWTKWLQSLMTPDNEEEADDDDDPEYNFLDDPDEPDLEDYRTDRAVQITKREVNELLEELFDTLQEEEMAAEEEQQLQQEEAPSQTGTKFNVPQALSFEAPLASMLTERRQTVRKQYEALQQRRALQDTTNHRRDITNLKGTPNPQPETVTSFLVLPSRVRPAMHLDYTQKLQLQQQIQQVRVRPHSPPLPQTDSTTGDDSSDK, from the exons ATGGAGCGGCGGCGGCCTGCAGAAGAAGACGTCTGTCCTCTGGAGTCCAAGTCTTTGAGGGCGGCCAGAGACGCCACGGTCTTCAGAGTGGACAGGAAGTCTCAGACGGCGTCCATGGCTCACACAGGAAGTTCCACTAAGGACAGACGGGAAGAGATAAGACCACCCGTCTCAG GTGGTGGAGTGATGGCTGAGGAGGTGGTCACCATGGAGACCAGCGAATCCAGTGACGATGAACTGGGACGACTGGACATTGACCTGGACAGGAAGTCCAAACAGCATAACCTGACGTCCAGCAACGTGCGCGCCATCCTGCAT GAGGTGATTACCCATGAGCACGTGGTGGCCATGATGAAAGCTAccatcagagacactcaggatCTGCCCATGTTT GAGCCAAAGATGACTCGATCTAGACTGAAACAGGCCGTCCAGCAGGGACAG ccgCTGAACTGGAGTCTGTCAGCACTGAACACAGTCAAG CCTCCTCAGTTTGTTGACATTGATCTTGAGGAGGATGAAGACTCGTCAGATGAAGAGTATTGTCctgatgaggaagaggaggaggacactgCTGAGGAG acttTCCTCAGCGATGCAGAGAGCTTGGCTTCACCTCCCAGAATGCATCAGAACTCTCAACCTCTGGCAGACCAGAAGACCGATGAACCCCTACAG AGATGTCCGGGACACCTACGGGAACAGGTGACGACCTCCAGCCTCGCTCCGCAgcacctcctctctgctcctgagtCTTCCTTCCTGGAAAGACTAAACGCTGTGGAAGAGGAGCTGGACTGCAGCTACACCTATAACCAG CCTCTGGACGGAAAAGCTGATAATGATGACGACgacgatgatggtggtggtggagttGCTGATGAAGGCTGTTTGGCCTACCGCACGCGCTCCAAACTTCGTCTGGTTAACGTTCCTCTGGGTCAGCTGGAGGCGGAGCTTCTGGCCCCTGACATCACACCTGACATGTACGAGTCCCAGCGGGAGGAGGACCGTCATTGGACGAAGTGGCTGCAGAGTCTTATGACCCCCGATaatgaag AGGAAGCCGATGACGATGACGACCCAGAGTACAACTTCCTGGACGACCCGGATGAACCAGACCTGGAGGACTACAGGACGGACCGGGCCGTCCAGATCACCA aGAGGGAAGTGAATGAGCTGCTGGAGGAGCTCTTTGACACA CTCCAGGAAGAAGAGATGGCggctgaggaggagcagcagctgcagcaggaggaggcCCCGTCACAAACTGGAACCAAATTCAATGTTCCCCAGGCTTTAAG TTTTGAGGCACCGTTAGCCAGCATGCTAACAGAGCGCCGGCAGACGGTGAGGAAACAGTACGAAgctctgcagcagaggagagcgCTGCAGGACACAACCAATCATCGCCGTGACATCACAAACCTGAAGGGCACACCGAACCCACAACCCGAGACCGTCACCTCCTTCTTAGTGCTGCCGAGCCGGGTCCGCCCCGCCATGCACCTGGACTACACCCAGaaactgcagctgcagcagcagatacAGCAGGTACGTGTCCGTCCCCAttccccccccctcccacaaACTGATTCCACTACAGGTGACGATTCATCTGACAAATAA
- the LOC123969010 gene encoding 2,4-dienoyl-CoA reductase [(3E)-enoyl-CoA-producing], mitochondrial-like, protein MAAAVFWRKAEFFRSARASVHQSWFHSSVLLRQQSDSPPPQSEFFPPAEGAMLPPGSFTNRVAFITGGGTGLGRAMTTTLSQLGAQCVIASRKLDVLQKTAEEISRQTGNKVTNQNQTGLD, encoded by the exons ATGGCGGCCGCCGTGTTTTGGAGGAAAGCAGAGTTTTTCAGATCAGCGCGGGCTTCAGTGCACCAG TCATGGTTCCACAGCTCGGTGCTCCTTCGTCAGCAGTCcgattctcctcctcctcagtcgGAGTTCTTCCCTCCGGCGGAAGGCGCCATGTTGCCACCAGGAAGTTTCACCAATAGAGTGGCGTTCATCACAGGAGGGGGGACGGGACTGGGCCGAGCCATGACCACCACCCTGTCACAGCTGGGAGCTCAGTGTGTCATCGCcagcag GAAGTTGGATGTCCTGCAGAAAACAGCCGAGGAGATCAGCCGCCAGACTGGAAACAAGGTGACAAACCAGAATCAGACCGGACTGGACTAG
- the pmvk gene encoding phosphomevalonate kinase isoform X1, whose amino-acid sequence MKRIISCSLKLISSTSTTTAAASCCTLKRRKNTLITGDILLHLGSDACCVIRLSGPLKQQYAKEHNLDLDQLLGPGLYKEQYRADMIRWGETRRSQDPGFFCRLATRGARQPVWMVSDARRLSDLQWFWSEFPRQTQTVRVQSSEKTRQQRGWIFTAGVDDAESECGLDSGVEFDWLITNEADAPSLEEQLQPILKLVEEAADNH is encoded by the exons atgaaaagaatcatcagctgcagtctgaaactgATCAGTTCAacctcaacaactacagcagcagcatcctGCTGTACTTTAAAGAGGAGGAAGAATACTCTgatcacaggggacattttactgca TTTAGGATCTGATGCTTGCTGCGTCATCCGCCTGTCTGGACCTCTCAAGCAGCAGTATGCTAAG GAACACAATCTGGACCTGGACCAGCTGTTGGGTCCTGGTCTTTATAAGGAGCAGTATCGGGCCGATATGATTCGCTGGGGAGAAACTCGCCGCAGCCAGGACCCTGGGTTCTTCTGTCGCCTAGCAACCAGAGGAGCAAGGCAACCTGTCTGG ATGGTGAGTGATGCACGGCGGCTGTCAGACCTGCAGTGGTTCTGGTCAGAGTTTCCTCGACAGACTCAAACTGTCAGAGTTCAAAGTTCAGAAAAAACACGGCAACAGAGGGGGTGGATCTTCACTGCAG gtgtGGACGATGCGGAGTCAGAGTGCGGGTTGGACAGTGGGGTTGAATTTGATTGGCTCATCACTAATGAGGCTGACGCCCCCTCGTTGGAAGAGCAGCTGCAACCAATCCTGAAGCTGGTGGAGGAAGCAGCTGATAATCACTGA
- the pmvk gene encoding phosphomevalonate kinase isoform X2: MEDRVSEPKLVLVFSGKRKSGKDYVTDLIHNRLGSDACCVIRLSGPLKQQYAKEHNLDLDQLLGPGLYKEQYRADMIRWGETRRSQDPGFFCRLATRGARQPVWMVSDARRLSDLQWFWSEFPRQTQTVRVQSSEKTRQQRGWIFTAGVDDAESECGLDSGVEFDWLITNEADAPSLEEQLQPILKLVEEAADNH; this comes from the exons ATGGAGGACCGAGTCTCTGAACCCAAACTGGTTCTGGTCTTCAGCGGGAAACGGAAGTCCGGAAAAGATTATGTGACGGACCTGATCCACAACCG TTTAGGATCTGATGCTTGCTGCGTCATCCGCCTGTCTGGACCTCTCAAGCAGCAGTATGCTAAG GAACACAATCTGGACCTGGACCAGCTGTTGGGTCCTGGTCTTTATAAGGAGCAGTATCGGGCCGATATGATTCGCTGGGGAGAAACTCGCCGCAGCCAGGACCCTGGGTTCTTCTGTCGCCTAGCAACCAGAGGAGCAAGGCAACCTGTCTGG ATGGTGAGTGATGCACGGCGGCTGTCAGACCTGCAGTGGTTCTGGTCAGAGTTTCCTCGACAGACTCAAACTGTCAGAGTTCAAAGTTCAGAAAAAACACGGCAACAGAGGGGGTGGATCTTCACTGCAG gtgtGGACGATGCGGAGTCAGAGTGCGGGTTGGACAGTGGGGTTGAATTTGATTGGCTCATCACTAATGAGGCTGACGCCCCCTCGTTGGAAGAGCAGCTGCAACCAATCCTGAAGCTGGTGGAGGAAGCAGCTGATAATCACTGA